Genomic window (Campylobacter ureolyticus ACS-301-V-Sch3b):
GGATTTTATAAGACATAGTTGTGTTATGTGTGATAATAGTCCTTGTGTTGATGTTTGTCCAACAGGAGCTAGTTTTAAATTAGATAATGGTATAACTATGGTAGATAAAAGAACCTGTATAGGTTGTAAATATTGTATTTTAGCCTGTCCTTACGATGCAAGGTTTATAGATCCTATCACAAAAGCAGTTGATAAGTGCACTTTTTGTTTTGAAACAAGAGTTAGTGGAGGTTTAGATCCAGCTTGTGTTAGTGTCTGTCCAACAGATGCATTAATATTTGGTGATATCAATGATCCACAAAGTCCAGTTAGAAAAATAGCTTCTAAAAATGCTATAAAAATACCTAAAGCTTATCACGGAACAAAACCAAATTTGGGCTTCATAGAGAATAAAAAAGGAGGTCGTTATGAATAATATGTGGGGAAGTATGACTCAATATAGTGAAATTCATTGGGGCTGGTACATTGCGATATATTTAGTTTTAGCAGGGCTTAGTGCGGGAGCTATAATTATATCACTTCTTGTTAAGTGGAACTGGCATAGTGATAATACAAACTCTATTTGGGATGCAATGGTAAAAGCTGGTGCATTAGTTGCCCCTATTGCCATAACTATTGGACTTTTACTATTAATAGCTGAGCTTAGTAAGCCGCTTAGTTTTTATTGGATTTTAATTAAGTATAATTTAACCTCTGTTATGAGTATAGGTGTAATTTGCCTACTAATATTTGCACCGCTTAGCTATTTATTTGCAGTAATTATTTTTGAGAATGAGATAGAAAAGTCTAAATTTTTAGCTTTTTTAAGACCAATTACAAAACTAATAAGAGTTTTTTCTAATTTAGCAAAATATGTAGAGTATCTAATTTTTATTTTAGCACTTTGTGTTGGTCTTTATACCGGATTTTTACTTGGTGCTGCATATAAAATACCACTTTGGAATACTCCTGTTTTGCCTATTTTATTTTTATTATCAGGTTTTTCAAGTGGGATTGCAACAACAGTTTTAGTTGGTATTTTATTTTTTAAAGGAAATTTGAACAAAGATAGTATAAAATACCTTTTAAAAATCGATTTAAGAGCAGTTGTTTTTGAAATACCACTTTTAATCATCTTATTTTTAGGACTTTATT
Coding sequences:
- a CDS encoding 4Fe-4S dicluster domain-containing protein; the encoded protein is MKKYAMIHDENLCIGCQACSVACRNENEVSDGVYRLQVHAKLKGEFPYLKMDFIRHSCVMCDNSPCVDVCPTGASFKLDNGITMVDKRTCIGCKYCILACPYDARFIDPITKAVDKCTFCFETRVSGGLDPACVSVCPTDALIFGDINDPQSPVRKIASKNAIKIPKAYHGTKPNLGFIENKKGGRYE
- the nrfD gene encoding NrfD/PsrC family molybdoenzyme membrane anchor subunit; amino-acid sequence: MNNMWGSMTQYSEIHWGWYIAIYLVLAGLSAGAIIISLLVKWNWHSDNTNSIWDAMVKAGALVAPIAITIGLLLLIAELSKPLSFYWILIKYNLTSVMSIGVICLLIFAPLSYLFAVIIFENEIEKSKFLAFLRPITKLIRVFSNLAKYVEYLIFILALCVGLYTGFLLGAAYKIPLWNTPVLPILFLLSGFSSGIATTVLVGILFFKGNLNKDSIKYLLKIDLRAVVFEIPLLIILFLGLYFEGGNSAVSAKEALTHQTYGVLFWFGVVLIGLVTPIIIASTALKNHAYRPVFIVLDSFAIITGVVCLRYFFVYAGQACLGV